One window from the genome of Nocardioides panaciterrulae encodes:
- a CDS encoding branched-chain amino acid ABC transporter substrate-binding protein, whose amino-acid sequence MQSRKLLLAATLTLGALSLTACGQGLGSGSTADGSGPITIGMVVPLSGSSSAIGPYMQNGAQLAVNEINADGGIDGRDVKLEVADGACDPKTAVAAANKLVSSDIAASVGGYCSGATLPTLPVFAKQDIPMIIPAANSTQLVEQKLPNVFLINGTGAQQAQAAMKWFDKEGASAVSLVDDNTSYSVDIADKTAALLKESGGPDLAGRVSVTAGESDYSANVNAIITSHPDFVYWTGYYQEGGLIIRQLRQAGYQGPIMVGDGSVDGSLVQIAGEKQAQGVFATMTQTPDTLTNASGWIADYKKAFGADPGPFSTQSYDAVRVAAKAIEDAGSTDGKKMISALEALKDFHLFSGPLTFTPEHTLSSGGFVILKVKGTKFELEDDLS is encoded by the coding sequence ATGCAGTCTCGAAAGCTCCTCCTCGCCGCCACCCTGACGCTCGGCGCACTGTCCCTGACCGCCTGCGGACAGGGCCTGGGCAGCGGCAGCACAGCCGACGGCTCGGGACCCATCACGATCGGCATGGTCGTGCCCCTCTCCGGCAGCAGCTCGGCCATCGGGCCCTACATGCAGAACGGCGCCCAGCTGGCCGTGAACGAGATCAACGCCGACGGCGGCATCGACGGTCGCGACGTCAAGCTGGAGGTCGCCGACGGTGCCTGCGACCCCAAGACGGCCGTGGCCGCCGCCAACAAGCTCGTCTCGTCGGACATCGCCGCCTCCGTGGGCGGCTACTGCTCCGGCGCCACTCTCCCGACGCTGCCGGTGTTCGCCAAGCAGGACATCCCCATGATCATCCCGGCCGCCAACTCCACCCAGCTGGTCGAGCAGAAGCTCCCGAACGTCTTCCTCATCAACGGCACCGGAGCCCAGCAGGCCCAGGCGGCCATGAAGTGGTTCGACAAGGAGGGCGCCTCGGCGGTCAGCCTGGTCGACGACAACACCAGCTACTCGGTCGACATCGCCGACAAGACCGCCGCCCTGCTCAAGGAGTCGGGTGGACCCGACCTCGCGGGGCGGGTCTCGGTGACCGCCGGCGAGAGCGACTACAGCGCCAACGTCAACGCGATCATCACCTCGCACCCGGACTTCGTCTACTGGACCGGTTACTACCAGGAGGGCGGCCTGATCATCCGCCAGCTCCGCCAGGCGGGCTACCAGGGCCCGATCATGGTCGGCGACGGGAGCGTCGACGGCTCGCTGGTCCAGATCGCCGGCGAGAAGCAGGCCCAGGGGGTCTTCGCCACGATGACCCAGACCCCCGACACCCTCACCAACGCGAGCGGCTGGATCGCCGACTACAAGAAGGCCTTCGGTGCCGACCCCGGACCGTTCTCGACCCAGTCCTACGACGCGGTGCGCGTGGCTGCCAAGGCCATCGAGGACGCCGGGTCCACCGACGGGAAGAAGATGATCTCCGCCCTGGAGGCCCTCAAGGACTTCCACCTGTTCTCCGGACCGCTGACCTTCACCCCTGAGCACACGCTCTCGTCCGGTGGCTTCGTCATCCTGAAGGTCAAGGGCACCAAGTTCGAGCTCGAGGACGACCTGTCGTAG